One Gordonia sp. SID5947 genomic region harbors:
- a CDS encoding adenylate/guanylate cyclase domain-containing protein: MLRANVVGALFTFAFLRFGMPMEDSIRLDEITALNQVIFAVYLVGAMLVGAFLSIHLSLPVLVWHRRRTRLDNENARRRALKLPYLLSVVNAGLWLVGGVLFTLVNFAVSHKDAFIVGMASAIGALVTCVLSYMQAEKVLRPITVAAMANEPDVAVAPSVTTRIAVFWVVSVVAPLAVIIGLITLQRLGWIATDPAGLQRPILWMSGAALAFSVIAIVRVVAAINDPIKQLRRAQSQVSAGNLNVAVRIYDGSDLGLLQAGFNDMVSDLRERQQLRNLFGRYVGEDVARRAIETGTELGGQERYVGVLFVDIVGSTRLAVNRPPREVVELLNEFFRVVVTVVGRHGGFVNKFQGDAALAIFGAPLDLEDFAGRALASARELRTELYRTLGDTDIGIGVSAGKAIAGHIGSEQRLEYTVIGDPVNEAARLTELAKDEPSRVLGSARAVFLASQEESENWEIGEGVELRGRGIETLLARPRLASPPPPVESPPQPVEPTPPPVE, translated from the coding sequence ATGCTGAGGGCCAATGTGGTCGGCGCCCTGTTCACCTTCGCGTTCCTCCGCTTCGGGATGCCGATGGAGGACTCGATACGCCTCGACGAGATCACCGCGCTCAATCAGGTGATCTTCGCCGTCTACCTCGTCGGCGCGATGCTTGTCGGCGCATTCCTGAGTATCCATCTGTCGCTGCCGGTGCTGGTGTGGCACCGGCGACGGACCCGGCTGGACAACGAGAACGCCCGCAGGCGCGCGCTCAAGCTCCCGTATCTGTTGTCGGTGGTCAACGCCGGTCTGTGGCTGGTTGGCGGGGTGTTGTTCACCCTGGTCAATTTCGCGGTGTCCCACAAGGACGCCTTCATCGTCGGCATGGCCAGTGCCATCGGAGCCCTGGTGACCTGCGTGCTGTCGTACATGCAGGCCGAGAAGGTGCTCCGGCCCATCACGGTGGCCGCGATGGCCAACGAGCCCGACGTGGCTGTCGCGCCGAGTGTGACCACCCGTATCGCCGTGTTCTGGGTGGTCAGCGTCGTCGCTCCGCTCGCGGTGATCATCGGGCTCATCACGCTGCAGCGGCTCGGTTGGATCGCGACCGACCCGGCAGGCTTGCAACGACCGATCCTGTGGATGTCGGGTGCAGCGCTCGCATTCAGCGTCATCGCGATCGTCCGTGTCGTCGCGGCGATCAACGATCCGATCAAGCAGCTGCGCCGCGCCCAGAGCCAGGTGTCGGCGGGAAACCTGAACGTCGCGGTCCGGATCTACGACGGCAGTGACCTCGGCCTCCTGCAGGCCGGCTTCAACGACATGGTCTCCGACCTTCGCGAACGCCAACAGCTTCGCAACCTGTTCGGTCGGTACGTGGGCGAGGACGTGGCCCGCCGGGCGATCGAGACGGGTACCGAACTAGGTGGCCAGGAACGGTACGTCGGTGTGCTGTTCGTCGACATCGTGGGATCGACTCGGCTCGCGGTGAACCGTCCGCCACGCGAAGTGGTGGAACTGCTCAACGAGTTCTTCCGGGTGGTCGTCACCGTCGTCGGCCGCCACGGCGGCTTCGTCAACAAGTTCCAGGGCGACGCGGCACTCGCGATCTTCGGAGCGCCGCTCGACCTCGAGGACTTCGCCGGGCGCGCCCTCGCCTCGGCGCGCGAACTCCGCACCGAGCTGTACCGCACGCTGGGCGACACCGACATCGGGATCGGGGTCTCGGCGGGCAAGGCCATCGCCGGTCACATCGGCTCCGAGCAGCGTCTCGAGTACACCGTGATCGGCGATCCGGTCAACGAGGCCGCGCGACTCACCGAGCTCGCCAAGGATGAGCCGAGCCGGGTGCTGGGCAGCGCACGCGCGGTGTTCCTCGCATCGCAGGAGGAGTCGGAGAACTGGGAGATCGGCGAGGGCGTCGAACTCCGTGGTCGCGGGATCGAGACCCTGCTCGCGCGGCCGCGGCTGGCGTCCCCTCCGCCGCCCGTCGAGTCGCCGCCCCAACCGGTCGAACCAACTCCACCGCCGGTCGAGTAG